A genome region from Nicotiana tabacum cultivar K326 chromosome 13, ASM71507v2, whole genome shotgun sequence includes the following:
- the LOC142168033 gene encoding uncharacterized protein LOC142168033: MKSDPGTIKSDALCEFHQERWHKIEDCIALRQEVVNILRKGHLKELLSDRGRTNFARGHEQHQGPPKPLSPARTIHMIISSSDDASINSVKFTTTYKLKRPITRERYDELEESIIFDNSDTNGLAYPHYDALVITLRILDTDVRHIMVDDGSGACIIHPQVLA, translated from the coding sequence ATGAAGTCAGATCCGGGCACCATAAAGTCAGACGCCCTCTGCGAGTTCCATCAAGAACGATGGCACAAAATCGAAGATTGCATTGCCCTAAGGCAGGAGGTCGTAAACATATTACGAAAAGGACACCTCAAAGAGTTGCTGAGCGACCGGGGAAGGACCAACTTTGCCAGAGGACACGAACAACACCAAGGACCGCCGAAGCCTCTTTCACCAGCTCGtaccatccacatgatcatcagcAGCAGCGATGACGCTTCCATCAATAGCGTGAAGTTCACCACTACCTACAAGCTTAAACGACCAATCACCCGTGAACGGTATGATGAACTTGAAGagagtatcatcttcgataattCAGATACTAATGGTTTGGCGTATCCTCACTATGATGCCCTTGTCATCactttacgaattttagataccgatgtGAGACACATTATGGTAGATGATGGAAGCGGCGCGTGCATTATCCATCCTCAAGTGCTTGCATAA